Below is a genomic region from Bradyrhizobium sp. 1(2017).
CGCTCTGCGGGGAATAGGAGAACACCGCATTGGTGAGCTGCGAATAGAGATAGTCCGAACGCGTGGTGTCGCCCGCGGGCGTCACCGGCGAGGTATTGTAGACCGACAGCCGGGTCGGATCGGAAACCAGCTGCGTGTTCACGGCGATGCGCCCGGCAAGGCCGGTCATCTGCGAGCCCGATCCCGTGATCGCGCCGGTATAGAGCGCTTGCCCGCCGTCGGTGAACACCGCCAGTTGCGGATTGCCCGAGGCCAGCGACGACATCGTCTTGGTGGTCGAGGCTGAATTGATCTTGGTGAGGCCGGTATTGTCGTCGGTCACCCGCAGCGTCGTCGCCGTCGCCGGCGACGGAGCCGCGGCGAACGACAGATGCGTGCCGGCAAGTGCGGTATTGAGCGCGGACGCGATCGCGCTCATGCCGCCGGCGAAGTCGACGCCGATCCGCATCGGGTTGGCGTTCGTCGCGTTCTGGAGCGGCAGCGCCGCCGGATCGGTGACGTTGACCAGCGTGATCTGGCGCTGGGTGTTGGTGGTCGTGTCGGTGTAGGTGATGTTGACCGTGTTGCCCGGCGCCGCCCCGGCGAGGTCGAGATCGAACCCGGCCGGCGGACCGGAGACCGTGCTGCCGGCCGTGGTCTTGTCGGACAGCGCGCTCGACATGGTGGCGGCGAGCTGATCGATCTGGTTCTGCGCCTGCACCAGCAGGTCGTCGCGCAGCTTCAGGTCGGCCGCGATCTGGCCGGACGACACCACGTTGTTGGCGACGACGTCGACCTGCGAACCGTTCGGAAGCTTGATGTTGAACGCGCCGACGCCGGACTTGGCCGGATCGATGTTGTAGAGCGAGGTCGCCGACAGCGCGCCGGCGGACGCAAAGGAGAATTCCGAGGCGAGCCCGGCGCCGACGAGCTGAATGCCGGTCGTGGTGTAGATGTTGGCCTGGTTCGAATTGTCGGTGGTGACGCGGACGTCGACATATTTCGACAGCGTGTTGATGGCCTGGTCGCGCTGGTCCATCAGCGTGGCCGCCGACGGGTCGTTGGCCGACAGGCCCTGGAGCTTGGTGTTGATGTCGGCGATCTGCTTCATCGCCGCATTGGCGGCTTGCGCCGAGTTGCCGAGATCCTGCTCGACGTTGGAGCGCAGCGACTGGATACCCGTCGTGGTGACGTTGAGCTGCCGCGCCAGCGCCTGCGCCGCGCCGAGCGCGACGGTCTGCGCCGAGGACGCGCCGGAACTGGTCGACAGCGCCTGCAGCGCGGTGGTGAATTTGTTCAGCGCATCTTCGAGCGTGCCGGAATTGCCGGGCGTGCCATAGACGTTCTGAAGCTGCTTCAGAATGTTGGCCATCTGGTCGGCGTAGCCGCTGCCGCCGACCTCG
It encodes:
- the flgK gene encoding flagellar hook-associated protein FlgK; amino-acid sequence: MGLSSALASAMSGLRANQAALSIVSSNVANSQTPGYVVQTPNQIEVTTGEFGSTAMTTGVSRQLDTYVLNQLRTEVGGSGYADQMANILKQLQNVYGTPGNSGTLEDALNKFTTALQALSTSSGASSAQTVALGAAQALARQLNVTTTGIQSLRSNVEQDLGNSAQAANAAMKQIADINTKLQGLSANDPSAATLMDQRDQAINTLSKYVDVRVTTDNSNQANIYTTTGIQLVGAGLASEFSFASAGALSATSLYNIDPAKSGVGAFNIKLPNGSQVDVVANNVVSSGQIAADLKLRDDLLVQAQNQIDQLAATMSSALSDKTTAGSTVSGPPAGFDLDLAGAAPGNTVNITYTDTTTNTQRQITLVNVTDPAALPLQNATNANPMRIGVDFAGGMSAIASALNTALAGTHLSFAAAPSPATATTLRVTDDNTGLTKINSASTTKTMSSLASGNPQLAVFTDGGQALYTGAITGSGSQMTGLAGRIAVNTQLVSDPTRLSVYNTSPVTPAGDTTRSDYLYSQLTNAVFSYSPQSGLGSANQPFTGSVSNYLQQFLSVQANAATQATQLQQGQSVVVSTLQAKFDSTSSVNLDSEMSNLIQLQNAYAANAHVMSVVQSMMNTLLQAQG